A stretch of the Rosa rugosa chromosome 5, drRosRugo1.1, whole genome shotgun sequence genome encodes the following:
- the LOC133713002 gene encoding uncharacterized protein LOC133713002, giving the protein MANQGAKKRKEENARHMANIRRLIVACNVIYVVVRMLIFHSTFTWKNWIALLLTSVAYYIPYQQLAQMANPTYADDGELLDGGFDMNTGGVCGYLHDVIYITSFVQVMSIISGKFWYTYLVIPAFGGYKSFGFIKGFMSQGSEGGIEDEKTRKKREKMEKKASRGQFVKSRNR; this is encoded by the exons ATGGCAAATCAAGGTGCGAAGAAGCGCAAGGAAGAGAATGCCCGGCACATGGCGAATATCCGTCGCTTGATTGTGGCCTGCAAT GTGATTTATGTGGTGGTAAGGATGCTGATCTTCCATTCTACTTTTACCTGGAAAAACTGGATTGCTTTGCTACTGACGTCTGTAGCTTATTACATTCCCTATCAACAACTTGCCCAAATGGCAAATCCTACGTATGCTGATGATGGGGAACTTCTGGATGGTGGATTTGATATGAATACTGGTGGAGTGTGTGG CTATTTACATGACGTAATCTACATTACAAGCTTCGTGCAAGTCATGTCCATAATCTCTGGAAAATTTTGGTACACATATCTGGTG ATACCAGCTTTTGGAGGATACAAATCGTTTGGTTTCATTAAAGGATTTATGTCACAAGGTTCAGAG GGAGGCATAGAGGATGAAAAGACTCGGAAGAAGAGGGAAAAGATGGAGAAGAAGGCTTCAAGAGGCCAGTTTGTCAAGTCAAGAAATAGATGA